A genomic region of Gemmata massiliana contains the following coding sequences:
- a CDS encoding DUF1501 domain-containing protein: MSPTFCDGFSRRDALRVGTASLFGSALGLPQLLRASDTAKAKKDVSLIFIFLHGGQSHIDTFDLKPDAPAEFRGDFSPAKTKIPGLQICDLLPKVAGQIDKFSLVRSFRHHNSDHGPADHYILTGYFPTAGFNPSLSPNNQRPCVGSVVSKKLGPKGSVPAYVVLPKVHPSGGAAYLGANHAPFVIDADPSAPNFSVPDLVPPPAIASNRLDDRKKLLETVDRFHKSAEVKANPAAGALTAFRDKAFDLMTSRQAKEAFNIHAEADKLRDEYGRHSLGQSCLMGRRLVEAGVRCVTIDHSNWDTHDGNFAVLKNSLLPMYDSAISTLFRDLSERGLLDSTMVVVTGEFGRTPRINKNAGRDHWGPAFTVLLGGGGIKPGVVVGKTDARAEKPASDPYGPEDLFATMYTCMGIDPKDEAHTSDGRPIALVNNGKVMSELV; this comes from the coding sequence ATGTCTCCAACGTTCTGCGACGGCTTCTCACGACGCGACGCACTCCGCGTCGGCACCGCGTCCCTCTTTGGCTCCGCACTCGGATTGCCGCAGTTGCTGCGCGCGTCCGACACCGCGAAAGCCAAGAAGGACGTGTCGCTGATCTTCATCTTCCTGCACGGCGGGCAGAGCCACATCGACACGTTCGACCTGAAGCCGGACGCGCCGGCCGAGTTTCGCGGAGACTTTAGCCCCGCGAAAACCAAGATTCCCGGCCTCCAGATTTGCGACCTGTTGCCGAAGGTAGCCGGGCAGATCGACAAGTTCTCGCTCGTCCGCTCGTTCCGCCACCACAACTCGGACCACGGCCCGGCCGACCACTACATCCTCACGGGGTACTTCCCCACGGCCGGATTCAATCCGAGCCTCAGTCCGAACAACCAGCGCCCGTGTGTCGGGTCCGTTGTGTCGAAGAAGCTCGGCCCGAAGGGATCCGTGCCCGCTTACGTCGTGCTGCCGAAAGTTCACCCGAGCGGCGGAGCGGCCTACCTCGGTGCGAACCACGCGCCTTTCGTCATCGACGCCGACCCGAGCGCGCCGAACTTCAGCGTACCGGACCTCGTACCCCCGCCGGCCATCGCGAGCAACCGCCTCGACGACCGCAAGAAGTTGCTCGAAACCGTGGACCGGTTCCACAAGAGCGCGGAAGTGAAAGCGAACCCCGCGGCCGGCGCACTCACCGCGTTCCGCGACAAGGCGTTTGACCTGATGACGTCGCGGCAAGCGAAGGAAGCGTTCAACATCCACGCGGAAGCGGACAAGCTCCGCGACGAGTACGGGCGCCACTCGCTCGGCCAGTCGTGCCTCATGGGGCGCCGACTGGTGGAAGCGGGTGTGCGGTGTGTGACCATCGACCACTCGAACTGGGATACGCACGACGGCAACTTCGCGGTGCTGAAAAACTCGCTGCTCCCGATGTACGATTCCGCCATCAGCACCCTGTTCCGCGATCTCTCCGAGCGCGGGTTACTCGATTCGACGATGGTGGTGGTAACGGGCGAGTTCGGGCGCACGCCGCGGATCAACAAGAACGCGGGGCGCGACCACTGGGGACCGGCGTTCACGGTGCTGCTCGGCGGCGGGGGCATTAAGCCGGGCGTAGTCGTGGGCAAGACGGACGCCCGCGCCGAAAAGCCGGCGAGCGATCCCTACGGTCCCGAAGACCTGTTCGCGACGATGTACACGTGCATGGGCATCGACCCGAAGGACGAGGCCCACACGTCCGACGGCCGGCCCATCGCGCTGGTCAACAACGGTAAAGTGATGAGCGAACTGGTGTGA
- a CDS encoding helix-turn-helix domain-containing protein has product MPRAPAIPLPHGGRWMDSKEVARVFGVGTETINRWVRDGDLKAYQPAKYRFFKKSEINKILMSKELPVI; this is encoded by the coding sequence ATGCCGAGGGCACCAGCGATCCCACTTCCACACGGCGGCCGCTGGATGGATTCCAAAGAGGTCGCCCGGGTGTTCGGAGTGGGCACCGAGACGATCAACCGCTGGGTCCGCGACGGCGACCTGAAAGCGTACCAACCCGCGAAGTACCGGTTCTTCAAGAAGAGCGAGATCAACAAGATCCTGATGTCCAAAGAGCTGCCAGTGATCTGA
- a CDS encoding DUF6065 family protein, whose amino-acid sequence MSENANELIAYSLHPNQLADVFPEPAPIPRDWMDSAHQRHPYRCLPLVIANQCGWVLRCPVGFEAYWYGGPGKGDLELRFDRPDNRIVSHFGSGVITFTVPFLFRTPPGINLWVKGPANWIKDGVQPLEGVVETDWLTSTFTMNWKMTRVCEWVRFEQGDPFCMLVPVPRGLIESFVPRVVSIESEPELKKQYKQWEESRSGFLVGLTSQNPEAVARGWQKDYFQGKTIDGKSVESHQTRLSVKPFQENPKS is encoded by the coding sequence ATGTCAGAGAACGCGAACGAACTGATCGCCTATTCGCTCCACCCGAACCAGCTGGCGGACGTGTTCCCGGAGCCGGCGCCGATCCCGCGCGACTGGATGGATAGTGCCCACCAGCGGCACCCGTACCGGTGCCTACCGCTGGTGATCGCCAACCAGTGCGGGTGGGTGCTGCGCTGCCCGGTCGGGTTCGAGGCGTACTGGTACGGCGGGCCGGGAAAGGGCGACCTGGAACTGCGTTTCGACCGCCCCGACAACCGCATCGTGAGCCACTTCGGGAGCGGCGTCATCACGTTCACGGTGCCGTTCCTGTTCCGCACGCCCCCGGGAATCAACCTGTGGGTGAAGGGGCCAGCGAACTGGATCAAGGACGGTGTTCAACCGCTCGAAGGTGTGGTGGAAACGGACTGGCTCACGTCCACGTTCACGATGAACTGGAAAATGACGCGCGTGTGCGAGTGGGTCCGGTTCGAGCAGGGCGACCCATTCTGTATGCTCGTTCCGGTGCCGCGCGGACTCATCGAGAGCTTCGTCCCGCGCGTGGTCTCGATCGAGTCCGAGCCGGAACTGAAAAAACAGTACAAGCAGTGGGAAGAGAGCCGCAGTGGGTTCCTCGTGGGGCTGACCAGCCAGAACCCCGAAGCCGTGGCCCGCGGGTGGCAGAAGGACTACTTCCAGGGCAAAACGATCGACGGCAAATCGGTCGAATCGCACCAAACGCGGCTCAGCGTGAAACCATTCCAGGAGAACCCCAAGTCGTAA
- a CDS encoding amidophosphoribosyltransferase: protein MDELHHECGVAALYYLPRNADKSPVWTGAPDQVSRLMPRMLLDLQNRGQLAAGMATYNPDRDKLIDTYKDIGTVIEAFRINEPSKYASIMEDYAGRAAIGHTRYATCGGQTRSYAQPFERRHGCKWKWFAFAFNGQLTNFAELRTQLLQNHDYHLTRDNDTEVIMHYLAHEMRSDERPDLVDVFRRLAAKFDGAYNLTFLNAMGDMVVLRDPVGIRPLVYAQDGPMFGAASESVALQNLGFRQASIKSLAPGELILIQNGELSVHRFAESKRTAHCFFEWIYFANVASTLDDRSVYLSRARLGQELAKQERALNRVPLDPAETVVVPVPDTGKAAADAMAFSLGIPSVEGLIRNRYIGRTFIEGGNRADKVRLKFTPLREVLHGKKVLLVEDSIVRSTTLQSLLKHLRDQGGAAEIHVRVACPPILSPCFYGIDMSTVKELFAPKFMADKVPTVAEQDAMAKSLGADSLFYLPVDAVARCIDLPTSTLCRACITGDYPTPAGEQMYQLSLRKHAVGDTDGRTYERPNEPFMCSVNDNGRT from the coding sequence ATGGACGAGTTGCACCACGAATGTGGCGTGGCGGCGTTGTATTACCTTCCCCGGAATGCGGATAAGTCGCCGGTGTGGACCGGCGCACCCGACCAAGTGTCCCGGCTGATGCCGCGGATGCTCCTCGACCTCCAGAACCGCGGACAACTCGCTGCTGGGATGGCGACCTACAACCCGGACCGCGACAAACTCATCGACACGTACAAGGACATCGGCACCGTAATTGAAGCGTTCCGGATCAACGAGCCGTCGAAGTACGCCTCCATTATGGAGGACTACGCGGGCCGGGCCGCGATCGGTCACACGCGCTACGCCACCTGCGGAGGCCAGACCCGCAGTTACGCCCAGCCGTTCGAGCGGCGCCACGGGTGCAAATGGAAGTGGTTCGCGTTCGCGTTCAACGGTCAACTCACCAACTTCGCCGAACTCCGCACGCAGCTCCTCCAGAACCACGACTACCACCTCACGCGGGACAACGACACCGAAGTCATCATGCACTATCTCGCCCACGAGATGCGGAGCGACGAGCGCCCCGATCTCGTGGACGTGTTCCGCCGGCTCGCGGCCAAGTTCGACGGGGCGTACAACCTCACGTTCCTGAACGCGATGGGCGACATGGTGGTGCTCCGCGACCCGGTCGGCATCCGCCCGCTGGTGTACGCGCAGGACGGCCCGATGTTCGGGGCCGCCAGCGAGAGCGTCGCGCTCCAGAACCTCGGGTTCCGCCAGGCGAGCATCAAGTCACTCGCTCCGGGGGAACTGATCCTCATTCAGAACGGCGAACTGAGCGTCCACCGGTTCGCGGAGAGCAAGCGCACCGCGCACTGCTTCTTCGAGTGGATCTACTTCGCGAACGTGGCCAGCACGCTCGACGACCGCAGCGTGTACCTGAGCCGCGCGCGGTTGGGCCAGGAGCTCGCCAAACAGGAACGCGCCCTGAACCGCGTCCCGCTCGACCCGGCCGAAACGGTGGTCGTGCCGGTTCCGGACACGGGCAAGGCCGCGGCCGACGCGATGGCGTTCTCGCTCGGCATCCCGAGCGTGGAAGGGCTGATCCGCAACCGGTACATCGGCCGCACGTTCATTGAGGGCGGGAACCGCGCGGACAAGGTGCGGCTCAAGTTCACCCCGCTGCGCGAGGTGTTGCACGGCAAGAAGGTGCTGCTCGTCGAAGACTCGATCGTCCGCAGCACGACCCTACAGAGCCTGCTCAAACACTTGCGGGACCAGGGCGGCGCGGCCGAGATCCACGTGCGCGTCGCGTGCCCGCCGATCCTGTCGCCGTGCTTCTACGGCATCGATATGAGCACGGTAAAGGAACTGTTCGCGCCGAAGTTCATGGCGGACAAAGTACCGACCGTCGCCGAACAGGATGCGATGGCCAAGTCGCTGGGCGCGGACTCGCTGTTCTACCTCCCGGTGGACGCGGTCGCGCGGTGCATCGACCTGCCCACCTCGACTCTGTGCCGGGCGTGCATCACGGGCGACTACCCGACCCCGGCCGGCGAGCAGATGTACCAGCTCTCGCTCCGCAAGCACGCCGTCGGCGACACCGACGGCCGCACCTACGAGCGCCCGAACGAGCCCTTCATGTGCTCGGTGAACGACAACGGCCGGACGTGA
- a CDS encoding leucine-rich repeat domain-containing protein has translation MAAKEKELTELKAKLLPFEHEDAAIRELIRLDKKANLSVQFSVPDKFEGLKVSIGAGAVGEDGKIDWSTLPRTTTNPAVRDALIATNRIRVVKGLRLQELTLTPGDLTIATQHGELETLVIQHAKLEGKALVGLQPLGKLNRLDLSHNQISSFADCPKFPSVKSLTLKGNHFGDTGIESLVNVFPNLQHLDLEGTEVSDDGMNTIGKLPELYSIRLRHTRVTSQGLIKILDCPKLNSVLVNKEQITDQVRAVYKQKRSFHQLESTDPRAGARAGALHLVVRILSTLSRY, from the coding sequence GTGGCTGCGAAAGAGAAAGAACTAACTGAACTCAAAGCTAAACTTCTTCCATTTGAGCACGAAGATGCGGCAATTCGAGAACTTATTCGCCTTGATAAGAAGGCAAATTTATCCGTTCAGTTCTCTGTGCCTGATAAATTTGAGGGATTAAAGGTTTCCATTGGGGCGGGGGCTGTTGGCGAAGACGGTAAAATAGACTGGTCAACGCTGCCACGGACCACAACAAATCCTGCGGTGCGTGATGCGTTGATCGCAACTAATCGAATTCGTGTAGTCAAAGGTCTTCGCCTGCAGGAGCTGACTCTGACGCCAGGTGACCTAACTATCGCGACTCAACATGGTGAGCTGGAAACGCTCGTCATTCAGCACGCAAAGCTAGAAGGCAAAGCACTGGTGGGATTGCAACCTTTAGGCAAACTTAATCGACTCGATCTCTCGCACAATCAGATTTCTTCCTTTGCCGACTGTCCCAAATTTCCGTCTGTGAAAAGCTTGACGTTGAAGGGAAATCATTTTGGTGATACCGGAATCGAGTCACTGGTTAACGTTTTCCCTAACCTCCAGCATCTCGACCTTGAAGGTACGGAAGTCTCTGACGACGGTATGAATACGATTGGCAAATTACCCGAGCTATATAGCATCCGATTGCGTCACACGCGGGTCACCAGTCAGGGGCTTATTAAGATTCTCGACTGCCCCAAGCTGAACTCCGTTTTAGTTAACAAGGAGCAGATCACTGACCAAGTACGGGCAGTGTATAAACAGAAGCGGTCGTTTCACCAACTGGAGTCCACCGATCCCAGGGCCGGCGCCAGGGCCGGCGCACTTCATTTAGTCGTCAGAATCTTAAGCACTTTGAGCAGGTATTGA
- a CDS encoding DUF1549 domain-containing protein encodes MRFILPIILLTAPCLARAADDRTSDPAIHFENDVLPVLGRYGCNTSGCHGKAEGQGGFKLSVFASDPEADFAALTKEGRGRRVLPTSPDESLLLRKASGRVAHGGGTKLPAGNGDYRVLRAWIAAGTPVGSPDAPRVVALRVEPAERVLGQKAEQQLKVLAKYTDGNEKDVTRHCRFQSNTEAVASVGAGGAVGTHDVPGEAAVMAAYLGEVGLFRVVVPRPGQPAQNTLPQFNLIDKLVDAKLAKLNVAPSDVCTDADFLRRTFLDLTGTLPTAAEARNFLADRAKDKRAKLVESLLDRPEFADLWALRWADLLRVDREPLGHQRAHLYYKWIRGSIAANKPFDQFARELVAAEGPVNEVGPANFFKVVTKPGEIAGTISQVFLGVRIACAECHHHPFDRWKQSDYYGMSAFFSAGPTTHPRTQKPVFAHALGTDMPAADPVGDRRVPLAEWMTKPDNAFFARNLANRVWAWMFGRGLVEPVDDVRATNPPSNPELLDALAKYLFENKFDVRKLIRFIAASRAYQTSAAPNATNEKDERNFSRSYFRRPEAEVLLDMIAQSLGVPEKFTGSPGVTRAAQLWDSKARSDFLKLFGRPNRVTACECERTREPSVSQVLNLLNSTEIQAKLTHEAGTVARLVRAQKDDVKLIEELYLTFYSRVPAADETATGVKHLKKYANNRRAATEDLAWALMNSTEFLFNH; translated from the coding sequence ATGCGGTTCATCCTGCCAATCATTCTCCTCACGGCGCCGTGCCTCGCGCGGGCCGCCGATGACCGCACCAGCGATCCCGCGATCCATTTCGAGAACGACGTCCTGCCGGTACTCGGTCGATACGGGTGCAACACGTCCGGTTGTCACGGGAAAGCGGAGGGCCAGGGCGGGTTCAAGCTCTCCGTGTTCGCGTCGGACCCCGAAGCCGATTTCGCGGCTCTTACCAAAGAAGGGCGCGGGCGCCGCGTGCTCCCGACGTCGCCGGATGAGAGCCTGCTGTTGCGGAAAGCCAGCGGGCGCGTCGCACACGGCGGCGGAACGAAGCTCCCCGCGGGGAACGGTGATTATCGCGTGCTGCGGGCCTGGATCGCGGCGGGCACTCCGGTGGGTTCACCCGACGCGCCGCGCGTGGTCGCGCTTCGTGTGGAACCGGCCGAGCGCGTGCTGGGCCAGAAGGCCGAACAACAACTGAAAGTGCTCGCGAAATACACCGACGGCAACGAAAAGGACGTCACGCGCCACTGCCGCTTCCAGAGCAACACCGAAGCCGTTGCGAGCGTCGGTGCCGGTGGAGCGGTCGGCACACACGACGTTCCCGGCGAAGCCGCAGTGATGGCCGCATACCTCGGCGAAGTCGGACTGTTTCGTGTGGTGGTTCCACGCCCCGGCCAACCGGCACAAAACACGCTCCCGCAATTTAATCTCATCGACAAGCTCGTTGACGCCAAACTCGCGAAGCTGAACGTTGCCCCCTCGGACGTATGCACCGATGCGGACTTCCTCCGGCGAACGTTCCTCGACCTCACCGGGACGCTGCCCACGGCAGCAGAAGCCCGAAACTTCCTCGCGGATCGGGCGAAGGACAAGCGCGCGAAGCTCGTGGAATCGCTCCTCGACCGCCCGGAGTTCGCGGACCTGTGGGCGCTGCGGTGGGCCGACCTGCTCCGCGTGGACCGCGAACCGCTCGGGCACCAGCGGGCGCACCTCTACTACAAGTGGATTCGCGGTTCGATCGCCGCGAACAAACCGTTCGATCAGTTCGCGCGTGAACTCGTCGCCGCGGAAGGCCCGGTGAACGAGGTCGGTCCCGCGAACTTCTTCAAGGTCGTGACTAAGCCGGGCGAAATCGCGGGAACGATCTCGCAAGTGTTTCTCGGGGTCCGCATCGCGTGCGCCGAGTGCCACCACCACCCGTTCGACCGGTGGAAGCAATCCGATTACTACGGCATGTCCGCGTTCTTCAGCGCCGGACCCACCACGCACCCGCGAACACAGAAGCCCGTCTTCGCACACGCACTCGGCACCGACATGCCCGCGGCCGATCCCGTGGGCGACCGGCGCGTTCCGCTCGCGGAGTGGATGACCAAGCCGGACAACGCCTTCTTCGCGCGGAATCTCGCGAACCGCGTGTGGGCGTGGATGTTCGGGCGCGGATTGGTGGAGCCGGTCGATGACGTCCGCGCGACCAACCCGCCGAGTAACCCCGAGTTGCTCGACGCGCTCGCGAAGTACCTCTTCGAGAACAAATTCGACGTGCGGAAACTGATCCGGTTCATCGCCGCGTCGCGCGCGTACCAGACCTCTGCCGCTCCCAATGCGACCAACGAAAAGGACGAGCGAAATTTCTCGCGCTCCTATTTCCGCCGACCGGAAGCAGAAGTTTTGCTCGACATGATCGCCCAGTCGCTCGGCGTACCGGAGAAGTTCACCGGCTCACCCGGCGTGACGCGGGCCGCTCAACTGTGGGACAGCAAGGCCCGCAGCGACTTCCTGAAACTGTTCGGGCGCCCCAACCGCGTGACCGCGTGCGAGTGCGAGCGCACCCGCGAACCGTCGGTCAGCCAGGTGCTCAACCTGCTGAACTCGACCGAGATCCAGGCGAAACTCACGCACGAAGCCGGTACGGTCGCGCGCCTAGTGCGCGCACAGAAGGACGATGTGAAACTGATCGAGGAACTGTACCTGACGTTTTACTCGCGCGTCCCGGCCGCGGACGAAACCGCGACGGGCGTGAAGCACCTGAAGAAGTACGCGAACAACCGGCGCGCCGCGACCGAAGACCTCGCCTGGGCGCTGATGAACAGCACGGAGTTCTTGTTCAACCATTAG
- a CDS encoding S8 family serine peptidase yields MGKKKTEKPSDIVRVAVTFKSLTKYAARMTTDVVDQFKPDPVDVYRAVTELERRGFTVTGRGGLTVSVRGARADFERTFGTKLVERKAVDHGAIPQARSFFAPPDEAAWSPDPAVSSLIDDAYIQWPHLYFNQRFPTGMPSPIPPRVTYHHLRVPSDVAMTLNAARVHRRGTTGRGVRVVMIDSGFAHAQHPYFDEMGYNHSVVLAPGATHSDRDGNGHGTGESANVFAVAPDVTFIGVKLDNEDDPSQGASVLEGFQEAMLHHPQIISVSLGYDLVMPPGRTHMSALPNSLKGLEAEIQAAVAAGVVVVFSAGNGHVSFPGMMPEVISAGGVHVDENGAMEASDYASAFGSAIYAGRNVPDFCGLVGMQPRAQYIMLPLGPKCEIDRSMATGSQKDETKPDDGWATFSGTSAAAPQLAGVCALLLEKNPALTPAEVKAILRRTTRDVVNGAANAASNNGVALSAGPGADNATGAGLVDAFEAWLQA; encoded by the coding sequence GTGGGTAAAAAGAAAACCGAGAAACCGAGCGACATCGTCCGCGTAGCCGTCACGTTCAAAAGCCTGACCAAGTACGCCGCTCGGATGACGACGGATGTCGTCGATCAGTTCAAACCCGACCCGGTTGACGTCTACCGAGCCGTAACAGAATTGGAGCGCCGCGGGTTCACGGTCACGGGGAGGGGCGGCCTCACCGTCTCCGTCCGCGGGGCACGGGCGGACTTTGAGCGAACTTTTGGCACGAAGTTGGTCGAGCGAAAGGCCGTCGACCACGGGGCGATTCCGCAAGCCAGATCGTTCTTCGCCCCGCCCGACGAGGCCGCGTGGTCGCCCGACCCTGCCGTATCGTCTCTGATCGACGACGCCTACATTCAATGGCCGCACCTGTATTTCAATCAGCGGTTTCCGACGGGCATGCCGTCACCCATCCCACCACGTGTCACGTACCACCACCTCCGCGTGCCGAGTGATGTGGCGATGACGCTGAACGCGGCCCGTGTCCACCGCCGCGGAACCACCGGTCGCGGCGTGCGGGTCGTGATGATCGATAGTGGTTTCGCGCATGCACAGCACCCCTATTTCGACGAGATGGGGTACAACCACTCCGTCGTACTTGCCCCCGGTGCGACTCATTCCGACCGTGACGGCAACGGCCACGGCACCGGCGAGTCCGCGAACGTCTTCGCCGTTGCTCCGGACGTTACGTTCATCGGTGTAAAGCTCGACAACGAGGACGACCCCAGCCAAGGCGCGAGTGTCCTGGAGGGATTCCAGGAGGCGATGCTGCACCACCCGCAGATAATATCGGTCAGTCTCGGTTATGATCTCGTGATGCCGCCGGGCCGCACTCACATGTCCGCGCTGCCGAACAGCCTGAAGGGGCTCGAGGCGGAAATCCAGGCCGCGGTCGCAGCCGGCGTGGTAGTGGTGTTCTCAGCGGGCAACGGGCACGTCTCGTTTCCCGGCATGATGCCAGAGGTGATCTCCGCTGGCGGCGTCCATGTGGACGAGAATGGAGCGATGGAGGCATCGGACTACGCCAGCGCGTTCGGCAGCGCCATTTACGCGGGCCGAAACGTACCGGATTTCTGCGGTCTTGTCGGTATGCAGCCCCGGGCACAGTACATCATGCTCCCGCTCGGGCCGAAGTGTGAAATCGACCGCAGTATGGCGACGGGAAGCCAGAAGGACGAGACGAAGCCGGACGACGGCTGGGCCACGTTCAGCGGCACATCAGCAGCGGCCCCACAACTCGCAGGCGTGTGCGCGCTCTTGCTAGAGAAGAACCCCGCCCTGACTCCGGCCGAGGTGAAGGCAATCCTTCGGCGGACGACACGCGATGTGGTGAATGGGGCCGCGAACGCGGCGAGCAACAACGGTGTCGCGTTGTCCGCCGGTCCCGGTGCGGACAACGCGACCGGTGCGGGCCTCGTTGATGCGTTTGAGGCGTGGCTCCAGGCGTGA
- a CDS encoding DUF1501 domain-containing protein: MLHRRDAMIRLGQLGAGGLALPTLLEARANTPAPAKSGTADSCIFIFLWGGPPQQDMWDMKPDAPSGIKSLFNPIDTAVPGIRVCDQMPLFARHTDKVALVRSLSHADNNHEPSVYHMLTGHKDPTLVSPRNPRKRSHPPSFASALAYFAKPSAVPANVTIPRPVGHDGVTYAGTYAGFLGPKYDPLEKLAANKSNEPAAHPDVLPPDVTQTRLAAREGLLKLLQKQDAHLQKTGGSELDDFRNQAMQMIAAPKVREAFDLNKEPSRLRDHYGRNEYGESFLLARRLVESGVKVVSVVWLYIMPNGGVANVWDNHGGTGGLGSITGYAMLKEKYCLPPLDRALAALLEDLSDRGMLERTLVAVAGEFGRTPKINKDMGRDHWGAAQTALFAGGGVRGGQVYGKTDKLAAHPTENPVSPDDFLATIYHAMGVDPTAMIPDRENRPHRLCDGKPVTSLFS, translated from the coding sequence ATGCTCCACCGCCGTGACGCGATGATTCGTTTGGGGCAACTCGGCGCGGGCGGCCTCGCGCTGCCGACGCTCCTCGAAGCCCGTGCGAATACGCCCGCTCCCGCTAAAAGTGGGACCGCGGACTCGTGCATCTTCATCTTCCTGTGGGGCGGGCCGCCACAACAGGACATGTGGGACATGAAGCCGGACGCGCCTTCCGGTATCAAGTCGCTCTTCAATCCGATCGACACCGCGGTACCCGGGATTCGCGTCTGCGACCAGATGCCGTTGTTCGCGCGGCACACGGACAAGGTGGCACTGGTGCGGTCGCTCTCGCACGCGGACAACAACCATGAGCCGAGCGTGTACCACATGCTCACGGGGCACAAAGACCCGACGCTCGTTTCGCCGCGCAACCCGCGCAAACGCTCGCACCCGCCGAGTTTCGCGTCGGCCCTCGCGTACTTCGCCAAGCCGAGCGCGGTACCAGCGAACGTGACCATCCCGCGCCCGGTCGGGCACGACGGCGTGACATACGCGGGCACCTACGCGGGCTTCCTGGGGCCGAAGTACGACCCGCTCGAAAAACTCGCCGCAAACAAGTCGAACGAGCCAGCCGCGCACCCGGACGTGCTCCCGCCGGATGTGACCCAAACGCGCCTCGCGGCCCGCGAAGGGCTGCTCAAACTCCTTCAGAAACAGGACGCGCACCTCCAGAAAACGGGCGGGAGCGAGCTGGACGACTTCCGCAACCAGGCGATGCAGATGATCGCGGCGCCGAAGGTGCGCGAAGCGTTCGACCTGAACAAGGAACCGTCCCGGTTGCGCGACCACTACGGCCGCAACGAGTACGGCGAGAGCTTCCTGCTCGCGCGCCGGCTGGTCGAGAGTGGCGTGAAGGTGGTCTCGGTCGTCTGGCTGTACATCATGCCGAACGGCGGCGTCGCGAACGTGTGGGACAACCACGGCGGCACCGGTGGATTGGGCAGCATCACCGGGTACGCGATGCTGAAGGAGAAATACTGCCTCCCGCCACTCGACCGGGCGCTTGCGGCGCTCCTCGAAGACCTGAGCGACCGCGGGATGCTCGAGCGCACACTCGTCGCGGTCGCGGGCGAGTTCGGGCGCACGCCGAAGATCAACAAGGACATGGGCCGCGACCACTGGGGCGCGGCACAAACCGCGCTCTTCGCGGGCGGGGGCGTTCGCGGCGGTCAGGTGTATGGCAAAACGGACAAGCTCGCCGCGCACCCGACCGAGAATCCCGTTTCGCCGGACGATTTCCTCGCGACGATCTACCACGCGATGGGCGTCGATCCCACCGCGATGATCCCCGACCGCGAGAACCGCCCGCACCGATTGTGCGATGGTAAACCGGTGACGAGTTTGTTTAGCTGA
- a CDS encoding ISAs1 family transposase gives MSIPLLAVFADVPDPRRETKNKLHELVDILTLATCAVIAGADGWDQVAAFGRAKQTLFAPYLRLPHGVPSPDTFERVFAKLDPDAFADRFGRWMAAACESTGLVHVAIDGKSARRSTKNTFTGCLHLVEAWAVENRLILGQRSVPEGGHEITTAPDLLGALDLTGAVVTVDAAFCQKELVSQIRTQGGHYVVCVKGNQKGLRGAVAEVFARAGEDAFAGCDMGSAVEDGREEERYVTVVEDPEGLPSGWADVGAVALVCRERVVNGKPNESTAHYYLTSLRIGAVELAGYIRNHWGIENGLHWCLDIAFREDDSRARAGHAGANLGMIRRVALSLLQRADTKGSIRTRRMKAAWDDQYLLKVLKILTTK, from the coding sequence ATGAGTATTCCGCTGCTGGCGGTGTTTGCGGATGTGCCAGACCCGCGCCGCGAAACGAAGAACAAGTTGCATGAGCTGGTGGATATCCTCACGTTGGCCACGTGTGCGGTGATCGCCGGGGCCGACGGGTGGGACCAGGTGGCCGCGTTCGGTCGGGCCAAGCAAACGTTGTTCGCCCCGTACCTGCGGTTGCCCCACGGGGTTCCGAGCCCGGACACGTTCGAGCGCGTGTTCGCCAAGCTGGACCCGGACGCGTTCGCGGACCGGTTCGGGCGCTGGATGGCAGCCGCATGCGAGAGTACCGGCCTGGTGCACGTGGCGATCGATGGTAAGAGCGCCCGGCGGTCCACCAAGAACACGTTCACCGGGTGCTTGCATCTGGTCGAGGCGTGGGCCGTGGAGAACCGGTTGATCCTGGGCCAGCGGTCCGTGCCCGAGGGCGGACACGAGATCACCACGGCCCCAGATCTGTTGGGCGCCCTGGATCTGACGGGCGCGGTGGTGACCGTCGACGCGGCCTTTTGCCAGAAGGAGTTGGTGTCCCAGATCCGCACCCAGGGCGGGCATTACGTGGTGTGCGTGAAGGGGAACCAGAAGGGGTTGCGCGGCGCGGTGGCGGAGGTGTTCGCGCGGGCCGGGGAGGACGCGTTCGCCGGGTGTGACATGGGGTCCGCGGTCGAGGACGGGCGCGAGGAAGAGCGGTACGTGACGGTGGTTGAAGATCCGGAAGGGCTACCGAGCGGGTGGGCCGATGTTGGGGCCGTGGCCCTGGTGTGCCGGGAGCGGGTGGTGAACGGGAAGCCGAATGAGAGCACCGCCCATTACTACCTCACCAGCTTGCGGATCGGGGCGGTCGAGCTGGCGGGGTACATCCGCAACCATTGGGGCATTGAGAACGGGCTCCATTGGTGTCTGGACATCGCGTTCCGGGAAGACGACAGCCGGGCTCGGGCCGGACACGCCGGGGCCAACCTGGGCATGATTCGCCGGGTTGCCCTGTCCCTGCTCCAGCGGGCGGACACCAAGGGCAGCATTCGTACTCGACGCATGAAGGCCGCCTGGGACGATCAATACCTGCTCAAAGTGCTTAAGATTCTGACGACTAAATGA